Proteins encoded in a region of the Candidatus Eisenbacteria bacterium genome:
- a CDS encoding LemA family protein produces the protein MKRGTVVGLAVLAVVVIVVLSLAGYVQRTYNGLVRMDESVKASWAQVETVLQRRLDLIPNLVETVRGYQIHEQDVLVRVTEARSRVAGGGSIPQQIEANNQLTSALSRLLVVVENYPNLKANESFLRLQDELAGTENRISVERRRYNETVRDYNIMVRAFPANLVASATGFKLATSFEAAPEAATAPKVDFRN, from the coding sequence ATGAAGCGTGGAACAGTAGTCGGTCTCGCGGTTCTGGCCGTCGTGGTGATCGTCGTTCTGAGTCTTGCCGGGTATGTGCAGCGAACCTACAACGGGCTCGTGCGGATGGACGAGTCGGTCAAGGCCTCGTGGGCGCAGGTCGAGACGGTCCTGCAGCGAAGGCTCGACCTCATTCCCAACCTGGTGGAAACAGTGCGCGGGTACCAGATCCACGAGCAGGATGTCCTCGTCAGGGTGACCGAGGCCCGGTCCAGAGTGGCGGGCGGGGGGTCGATTCCGCAGCAGATCGAGGCGAACAACCAGCTCACATCCGCATTGAGCAGGCTCCTCGTCGTCGTGGAGAACTACCCGAATCTCAAAGCGAACGAGAGCTTCCTGCGGCTGCAGGACGAGCTCGCCGGCACGGAGAATCGCATCAGCGTCGAGCGGAGGAGATACAACGAGACGGTCCGGGACTACAACATCATGGTGAGGGCGTTCCCCGCGAACCTGGTGGCGAGCGCGACGGGTTTCAAGCTTGCCACGTCCTTCGAGGCTGCCCCCGAGGCCGCGACCGCGCCCAAGGTGGACTTCAGGAACTAG